The following proteins are encoded in a genomic region of Haloarcula salinisoli:
- a CDS encoding DUF6414 family protein: MEELRDFIYLDDVSVNSHLSSLGHGVPSAITESEEDQEEKSGSLAGKIWGIGGEGGYSKQDINSTQTKLEITAPYRFRDLLSTLKDKGIQIHENPDPEYRQSGDMVRLEGVIEPMALFKVEAAVKELSEIFSPDLVDDVHNINQEPGKDGWSKEQTQQIQSVASFVEKMTGEEIPLRMKTPGGHYGVPLDRTKMRKDPVKQFGDEKEFTVIGRIDRTLQSGESWDPVSASSAPEEYISEDTGEWSAQLRKISSQFNLQVEIKDWELSGPSAIIHPIGLFW; the protein is encoded by the coding sequence ATGGAAGAGCTTAGAGATTTCATATACTTAGACGATGTTAGTGTTAATAGCCATCTATCGTCTTTAGGTCACGGAGTTCCATCAGCAATTACTGAGTCAGAAGAAGATCAAGAAGAGAAGTCAGGAAGTTTGGCTGGGAAAATATGGGGTATTGGTGGAGAAGGAGGATATTCAAAACAGGATATAAACAGTACTCAAACCAAGCTGGAAATCACTGCTCCCTATCGGTTCCGCGATTTACTCTCGACTCTCAAAGACAAGGGAATACAGATTCACGAAAATCCAGATCCAGAATACAGGCAATCAGGAGATATGGTGAGGCTTGAAGGCGTTATCGAACCAATGGCTTTATTCAAAGTTGAAGCTGCTGTTAAAGAGCTCTCTGAAATATTCAGTCCTGATCTTGTTGATGACGTTCATAATATTAACCAAGAGCCAGGAAAGGATGGTTGGAGTAAAGAGCAAACTCAACAAATTCAATCTGTTGCATCATTTGTCGAGAAAATGACTGGTGAAGAAATTCCACTAAGAATGAAAACCCCTGGGGGACATTACGGTGTTCCACTAGACAGGACGAAAATGCGAAAAGATCCGGTCAAACAGTTTGGGGACGAGAAAGAATTCACCGTCATTGGACGGATAGATAGGACTCTCCAAAGCGGAGAAAGCTGGGATCCCGTAAGCGCTTCAAGTGCCCCAGAAGAATATATTTCTGAGGACACTGGGGAATGGAGCGCCCAATTGAGGAAAATAAGTAGTCAATTCAATTTGCAGGTTGAAATAAAGGATTGGGAACTCTCTGGACCGTCCGCAATAATCCATCCAATTGGTCTATTCTGGTAG